The Anolis sagrei isolate rAnoSag1 chromosome 6, rAnoSag1.mat, whole genome shotgun sequence genome includes the window GGAGATGTTTTAGGCCTCTtttcatgttttgatttgattcttTCCCAGGCTAATCCAGATCCTAATACCTGCCTTGGAGTGTTTGGGCTCAGCTTGTATACAACTGAGAGAGATCTCCGCGAAGTCTTCTCCCGCTATGGACCCTTGAGTGGCGTCAACGTGGTGTATGATCAACGGACTGGACGATCAAGAGGATTCGCTTTTGTTTACTTTGAAAGAATAGATGATTCGAAAGAGgtaaaattattttatatattttgtgagCATCTCAAAGTTTTGTTTTGGTCTCGCAAAGATGGTATGACTGCTGAACTGATGTGGTAGTTCTCAaaccattttcaaaaatgttctcTATTTTTAGGGGATTAATTTGGCGTCTACTGGTCATTGTCAACATCAAATTGATTCAACTGTTTTATAGAAACAAATCAGCTTCATGAACTAGAGTTTATGATTAGAATTCTCCTTAGTTTGTTAACTGAGTATTTTGCTTTAGATAGTCCAACACATTAAGATGTAGGAAACTTCAAGCTATCATTTTAACATAtgttacagtaaaaaaaaaaaaaaaaggatttttgggggggggggggctagagaGACGGCACTATTTTCACTATAGGGAAAAGTCAAGTGTGTTCCTTCAAGAAATCTTAGTTGGATAGGTGAAAGATAAGTCAGCCACTGGAAACATAAATGAAAAAAAGCAAATTGACAGTGAATGCACACTGAAGTAACAGTGGTCTGTTTGAGACCTAATTTCAGAGAGCTGACAATCCTCAAGAAAAGAGGCTTGAGAATTAGCCACTCTCTTGCTTCTTGAAAATTCCTTAATCTCAGTGGCTGCATCCGCACTAGCAAGGTTAATCCCAGCACAGGTTCTGTTATAACCAAGCGTGCAAAGTTTGTGTTTCAAAATTGGCATATGTGAAAATGAGGGGCAACTTCCACTCCTGGAATCAACCTTAGAATCAATGCTTAAAGCTTTGATGAGTTAAAATCAATATAGCAGTGATGCTTTGCATTCAGATTCTGTAGCACTTGTAATACAAAATGTCTTTGCATATGTAACACTTATTAAGAATATTTGCACATGAATTTCAAGTACATACTTATAAAGAgagtaatatcagtttggtatgTTGGTTACCACAtttcttaaatatattttattaccagtaataataaaaagagcaAGATTCCCAACATAATGTACTTGTgggtattttgttttttaaaaatagatatttGCTGTTTTCTCTCAGTTGGATTTCTGAGACTGCTTTATATTTTATCTCGTTTGTCAGTATTTAATTTCATACGCCATCTCAAATCTGAGTCTGATGCATTATCTTTCTGTTGATGTGTATTTGCAAAATAACATTTTCCAAGTGATGTAAAACAATTGTATGAATAGAACTAAATAGCTATGAGATCTTATAATGCTTATTTTTCTCGCTTTTGATTTGTTGTAGTGTGTGTGAACTTTTGGATagaatgagatttttaaaaatataattttgttaTGTTTATATGAAAGGAAAGTCACTAGGTGGCACTATAGCATGCAGTTAATCTGATTGAAAGATGTAACAAATAGGAGCAAACTGCATCGGTCTTGTTTAATATTATTTCTCAATATATTGGTTTCAGTCCTAAATTCTGGGTATTATTTTAGAAATATAAACAGATTTCAATGACTAAATATTTGGGATTGTGTCAAAGTTGCTTTCCTTCATTAATAAGGCAGTTTTTGTTCTCTGATCAGAGGGAAGTCCAGTTTACGCATTATGCCATGATACTGTTCACTAAACGATAGCTTTGGGGCTGTTGAATAATAAAACTGTTATTGAGGCATACTACGCTTGAAATTGTTTTCCCACAATTTTTATGAAACAGATACTTTCTTCATctcataaaaattattttatgataAATTTCCACATGCCCATGTAATGTTGGCAAGTATAGAAGAAACCattgtaattttgttttaaaaatgcatatcaGTGAACAGTTGATAGCACCAAGCATTATCTTAATAAATGTGATCTATCTATATAAAGTTATTGCTTCCATTTTTAACAAAATGTAAGTGATGCGTGGAGTCTGATATGATTCAGAACAGAACTGAAAAGGGCATTAGTTGAATTAGTGCATTGATTTCCATGAGTGTGAGAAATGGATCCTAGTGAAAATCAGTATAAATTGACCTCCTAAATCGAGGGTTGGTTTGGGGTCAAAAATTATaggttttgatatgacccattgataagttgagggtcattccatggagaggagaaaggaacAATTTCTCCTTCAGACCACGACAGCCATTTCCTCACCTAAGCATTCAAAAAAGGCCGGAAGTGGTGCCATGGTGAGCATAGAGTGGcttgatgcttcttttaggttctcaaaGGAAGGACTAAGCTCTAGTCTTTTGGCATTGTACTCAGAGAAGGGAGTGTTacttttttataagagttaaggtacagtactcacattgactcaTAGATAGGTCAACCCAAGTTTTTTGACTTGGCTTTTTTGACAAAAAAtctagacttatgcatgagtTTGTAAGATGTATGATCTGAGGTGAACTCCATGTGTTACTGAGAGGCGGAGAAGATAATAATTAGAACAGTATGCTATGCAATGCTGAAATAGATCTTTATATGCAGAGATGACAGGAGTTAGGGAAAATGAAATGGCAGCTGTCTAGCATTAACCGGGCAATGTACACAGAGTAGAAAGCCACATTATTGCATGCTCTTGATCAGACTGTCTCTTGTGGCTGCCATTGGAGGAAGTCATAGAAGGATGTACTTTGCTTCTGGGAAATAGCACCTGTTTTTTGAACCAGGCCACACAGAAAAGTAGACACGGTGTCAGGAAGGCAGGATCACATTTCAATAACATTAATGTTCCAGATCAGAGGAATGGTTTTTAATTTTCTCTGTTGTGGAAAATAAAGCCCACTTTAATTAGCAGAACATTAATAGCCATGCTTGGCTTGGTTTTTGCTTAATGAAAAACGCACTAAATGCTCTATTTTTCTTGCAGGCAATGGAACATGCAAATGGAATGGAGCTGGATGGCAGGAGAATCCGGGTTGATTACTCTATCACAAAGAGAGCCCACACACCCACCCCTGGCATCTACATGGGCAGGCCAACCCAGTAAGGAGATCACCGGCTAGGTTTTGGGAATTGTTTTTGTCATTCATAAGATTTTGTCCCAAAATTGTCAGAATTCTCAGCCTTTTCTGATCATCTCATGTTTTAGTCAGGTTTGAGAAAATTCTATCTTATTCATTTAACAATCTTTAAATACTACTGCAAAGCCATCTGAATTCCAATTTGAATCATTGCTGAAGTTAATTCAATTGATCTTGACAATTCATTCGGAGACAACACAAGGTATAACGCGAGCTGCCTTGAGACTAACCCCAAAATATCTGCATAATATATCTTACCTTTATCCCCTAAAGTAGTGGAGGTGGcggtggaggaggaggcggcggtggAGGTGCTGGTCGTCGCCGTGATTCCTATTACGACAGGGGATATGACAGGGGATATGACAGATATGAAGAATATGATTATCGTTACAGGTACACATTATGACTTCAACGTGAAGGTTGTAGGGATTAACGATACATTGTTCTATCAGCTTCAAATTTTCTGTGTCTCTGTCCAGTACTTTCTGCTTATTCCACAAATAATTATACTGTCTGCATAACTGCTTATCTGTTTGGAGACCTCATAAATTACATATACTATACTCAAAGTAGATAACAGTAAAATAGTGCTTCACATATAATACTTAAAACAAAATCACAAAAGCAGCCAAGTGAAATAATGTTTAAAAGTCTGAAAACTAGAAGCAACATAAAAACCCAATATCAGATTAAACAAATTTAAGACTTGTATAACTAACCATCATTCCCCAGTAAACAGTGTTTTGTGTATTAAAATCAGGAGTGGGTTTTTTATATGCTGCAATAAGCCGAAGAGTAATTAACGTTTTTAGGAAGAAACCCTTCTGAAGATACAAATGGGGAAGGTACaatctcccctccctcctgaagtGATTTCTAGAAAAATAGCTTGTTCCAGAGCGATGAAGAACTCTTTGTGGTAGGTTTCTAGTGGCAGGAACCCACAAATGTGTTATGTtaccaatacaggcagtccccaaattaagaacaagataagttctgtaggtttgttcttaagttgaatttgtatgtaagttgaaacaggtacatttttaaagtgtgactcccgccaaaaatatatttttaagttttgcatagcatagggaagggttgacaCCCCTGTAACATTTCTTTTGCAGTTTTTACCCCTTGCAGGCTgcctttcagaggaaggaactggccaaaccacgtctgggtattccttgcctatgaaaaccctATGGGTCTCCAGCAGTCAGAAGTAGAAGGCACAGACAGGCCTCTTCTTCCTGGAGTAACCAACCCTTGAAAACAAAGCCccaaaccaggcatcctcaaacggcggccctccatctgtttgggcctccaactcccagaagctctaacGAGCTTGTCCAATtgtcaggaatcctgggagttgaagtcccaaacagccGGAGGGCCacattttgaggatgcctgccccaaAAGGTCTGCGCCTTCAAGCCGCCAGGTCTTTGCTCTCTTTATGTTATGAGGAGGGACGATGCAAACTCcaagaaaaaaggggaagccaggcttgggaagggagggaaggggcgtGGCCACTGGGTGTGACCCTCTGAGAGGCCCAGGGAAAGGATGGTCTCCGCTTAACCGCGGCTCTGCtgctgctgtgagctttccaagagtttgagggactgtgacctggccctctgtttaaaaggtttgaggacccctactctaGAAACTAAtcccaaataatgcatgcagtgcATAGGGACTAGAAAAATTGTATGCTCCTTTGCCAGCTCTGACCACTTGTGTCTTTTTTCCAAAGGAGGCGATCACCCTCACCTTACTATAGTCGTTACAGATCACGGTCAAGATCTCGTTCCTACAGCCCAAGTAAGTATAAGTAAACTGTACTGTGTAGAGCATATATTTTTAGCATTGTTAAAAATCTTGAAGTGTGGCAGGAGGGGATATGCAAATAGAATGCTGGTgctgagaaggaggagaaatgaAACATGGAAGTATGAACAGATGGTTACAGTgttctctcttcccttttttttaGGGCGCTACTAAAGAAGAAAAGCAGTTGCAAATACAATTTTTAAACAGCAAGTTCTGACATTAGCTTTTCCTATAGATCCCCTGTAGTTTTCTCTATTAAAAAGAACCTTGGTTCATTTCGAATATATGTATTTTCAGTTGAAATACCAATTTTTCCATCTCTTATTGTAATACTTCAGGTGTAATTGTTGTAGTTTTATGTACTTAAATATCTTTAAGCAAAAAACTAAATAGGAATCCCAGAGTGGTTAAACCTTTTGTAAatgattttcttttattgttttttttaagcaAGTGATTTTTGTTGAACCCAATGGAGAGTGGAGAAAGAACTGGTGTGTTAAAACTTGCATGTTGTATTCCGGTGGAAAGCTACTATTTTTATCAACCTGTTTATCCTTCTGCCTGTTACTTTCGGGCGAAAAATGTTGTCCTGTATCCTTGGTTACATAGCACAATTCAGTACAGACTTCTAAACAGAGTATTCacctattgtttttaatgttataaTTAGAACAATATTTAAGGAAATTCTGTGGGAAAAGCAAACATTCTTGTACAGTACAAATTCCACCTTACTATGTGTTGGACAACGTAATATCTGTTAATGTGGATATTTAAATTTGGTTAACATTTTAAGCAGACTTCTCTGAACTATTTTTGTGATCTGTTTGCTTCCCCGTAATCAGGACAGGCCCAACTGACTAGACGTAGAACATACTTTGTTCAGAGCAATTCCATGTGATATCAAAATTATGCTTAAGCAGGTTATATTTGGTAGAATGAACTGAAAGACTATGATTACTTTAAATAAATTGAAATTCAACCAACCCGGTATCTCAGTATTTGATTGGTGGATtgtcttacttttaaaaaaaaacacacactacTATATTCTAACAGATTCAGTTTatagcacatgtgtcaaactcaaggcacTAGGCCGAAACAGGCTCTCCATGTCATTTCATGTGAcactccagatgctggactataaCTCTTGTATTCTTCATCATTACATATCATGGGTAGATCTCATGGAAGTTGTTATGCAGtcacatctggaagactgcagttTGTTTGCATTTAGTTACAAGTTTTCTgggtatgatgtctgactttTAAAACTCCTTTCATCTTTCCCCAACATTAGAGACACAAGTGCTGTTTTGTTGCAATTCACATCATCCCAGTCCTTATGATGGATAAtcaagtgatgggagttgttcaATACCATTTGGGGACCCAAGTGGgttaaaaaccaaagaacactgaccactatgtaaaaaatatagttggtcctctgtatccacggtTTCTCcatccattgattcagtggacaTCTGAAGGCAActgaggctgatgtggccctcagtgaaaatgggTTTGACTCTCCTGATTTACAGGGTTTGTGGGTATAAGTGTATGGAGAAAGAAACAGGGACTTACAATAGTTTCCAGAGCACACAGACACAGTAAGTGCTATAAAATCTAAACAATTAAAATCCAGCATATGGAAATAGACGGGAAAATGTTCTGCGGTTATCATTCCCTTCACTAGGAAAGTGTAGGTGTGTGCCCATGGTGGTGTCATGGAGCAAAAATGAGTCCCAGCAAATAGACAAGAGTGTCAATCTGCAAAAAGCTCTATttcgcccggggggggggggggaggtccaaGAACAGCAGGGATCAATGGCTGCGCATGTGCATTGGTCACCTGTTGTCGGTCGGTGAGCCCCAGCTGCTCAGAAATGGGAACTGGGTTAACAATGAGCTACCAGAGCAGTGGCATCTTTATATAGCTTTTAGTGGTTTCCACCATTGTACTGTAGCCAGTGGAATGAAAAACAACTGTCTCTTCTCAAGTTATCTTTGGAGAGAAATTATCTTTGGAGAGAAGTCACCAATTTGATACAAATGTGATAGATGGTTGGTTATACTATAGTATTGTGTAGCTGCCACATCTTGGTATGAGGATTCCCTAAAAACTAGGAGCATTCCAGTGATGGGAATTTGCGTGGCCCTCCAGCTTTTGAATTGCCACCTGCTGAATTGTGAGGAATGCCAAAAGTTATGGTTCAACAACTCCTGAACTGCTATGTGaattaagtgctatgttataCTGTACTATGAGACATTTAGCAACATCTAGCATGATCAAGCTTTAAATATAAAGTTCTGGAACAGTTATCTTTAGATTGTGGCAGCACCAATTCTATGCAACTATAAATTTAAAATGTCCCACAACTTTGTCTCCCAAAAGTAGCTTAAATTTTAGGGTGTACATCTCCAAAATAGTTCCATTTTTAGTCAAGTTCTGTAATTCTACATGGTTATTTCAAAAGCGTATGCTGAATTACTGCTTTATATCCATGAATTGAGCACCCTGTGTTACAAGACTTCAGTTTTCTGACCCAAGTTTGGTGTTTTCCTACTAAACAAAAAAGGTTTAATCAGAACCACATTATTGTTCATTTTGAATCAAATTTGCTAGGGGGGAAATGCTGGAATATGTTGGATTACTCTTCAACATGTTCTTATTTATGTATAATATTAcgttatttataaataaatttaattgaaATCCTCATATATATTAATACATTAACTGTCTGAAACTCTGTAGTCCTGCGTGTGTTACATGAGAGGACTACAGCTTTTGAGTTGAGTTGGAAACTGCCTGTATGTCTATACTGGTAGTTCTATCTATCATGTGAATACTATGCATTCTGACATACATATTGCATTTGTCAAACCATCCATGGGAAGCCACAATGATTACTCTTCCTGTGGACTGAACCTATTCAAAAGATATAATGCTCACAGGCTTTGTCACCTACACTAACTTTCAATATGTTCCCTTTTTTATTCATAACACTGGCATGTTTATGTTAATGTAACCATGGTAAGGCCATTATGATTTTGCATGGCTGTTGCTTTGCCATTTGTTTTTGTCTCACTAGCTTTTGCTTCAACTGGAACTTGTCTGCATCAAACACGCGCCCTCGTCAATTGTTTTCCCTCTCATACTCGATTTACACATGAAGGAAGTTCACTAACCGTGTCTCCTtcaggcatatgttctgtgtcatcCCTCTTCCAGCATCTGTGCAGGGAGGACCATGAGAGGGAGGCATCTTCATGGAGAGGTGTATGTATTGCGTTGCATGGATGGATGCACAGGGCAAGTTCATGTGGAAAATGTCCAAAAAGAATTGCAATCAAATAAAATTGCATTTGCATATTTCCACTTCCACTCTCTCTCGACTTCAACAAATTGCAGAATTCAAAGATTCTTAATGCCCAACAATGTATTTGTCTCCCTTTAACATCCAGTCTAAAGACTTTTGATGAATCTGAAATTGTGCTCACTGCTTCAAGACAATACTAACAAAAGTGTTAAACTCTTCCTGTTGGTTTCACTTGTCTCTGTTTTGATCAACTAAAACCATTATCACAGTTTCATCAA containing:
- the TRA2A gene encoding transformer-2 protein homolog alpha isoform X1 is translated as MSDVEENNFEGRESRSQSKSPAGSPARVKSESRSGSRSPSRASKHSESRSRSRSKSRSRSRRHSHRRYTRSRSHSHRRRSRSRSYTPEYRRRRSRSHSPMSNRRRHTGSRVCANPDPNTCLGVFGLSLYTTERDLREVFSRYGPLSGVNVVYDQRTGRSRGFAFVYFERIDDSKEAMEHANGMELDGRRIRVDYSITKRAHTPTPGIYMGRPTHSGGGGGGGGGGGGAGRRRDSYYDRGYDRGYDRYEEYDYRYRRRSPSPYYSRYRSRSRSRSYSPRRY
- the TRA2A gene encoding transformer-2 protein homolog alpha isoform X2 encodes the protein MSDVEENNFEGRESRSQSKSPAGSPARVKSESRSGSRSPSRASKHSESRSRSRSKSRSRSRRHSHRRYTRSRSHSHRRRSRSRSYTPEYRRRRSRSHSPMSNRRRHTGSRANPDPNTCLGVFGLSLYTTERDLREVFSRYGPLSGVNVVYDQRTGRSRGFAFVYFERIDDSKEAMEHANGMELDGRRIRVDYSITKRAHTPTPGIYMGRPTHSGGGGGGGGGGGGAGRRRDSYYDRGYDRGYDRYEEYDYRYRRRSPSPYYSRYRSRSRSRSYSPRRY